The genomic region GTCGCCTGACAGGTTGCTGAACGTGGCGGCAACCTCCGTCATGATGGCCGCCGTCAGCGGGAGCCAGGTCCACAGTCGCTCTTCTTCGTCGGCCCGAAACTGTTCCAGCACCACCTTGAACTGACCCCCGGCGAGCGCGTTCTCCCGCATCTTCCGGTGCAGCGCAGCATGCAACTCGAGCCTTCCGAATACCGAGCAGGCGATGCGCTCCTGGTCGCGGGCAAGCTTCCTCACCTGCTGCCAGCCGTCTTCCTTCACGTAACACTTTACGATGTAGGCGGTGTCAAAGTAGGTCATCAGCGGTCGCGATCCTCCGAGACATAGACGCCGGAATCACCCGGCACCGGCGGCAGGGCATCGAACTCGGGCAACGTGCGGCGCTCCCGGAACGGCGTGCTCAGGTCACCCGGCCGAACCGGCAGCAGAGAGGCCACCGGACGTCCTCGATCGGTGATCACGACCCCCTCGCCGAGCGCAGCGCCGCGCACCCACTCGCCCGTCTTCAGGTGCAACTCCCGAATCCCGATTCGCTTCATGTGCACAATGTGCGTCATTCTCTGTCTGCGGTCAAGGCGGCGGGCGAGGTGGGTGGGAACGCCGAAAGCGGTAGCCGTGGACCGAAAGTGAGATGCATGAGGCAGTACGGTGACTCCGTGATATGGAAGACGATGAAAACCGATGCCCGAGCATCGCCGACCCACAGGAATTTCGGACCAGGCAGCGTGCCGTCCCGGCAGATCGTGAGCACGGAAAAAATCGCGAAAAAACTGCGCGCACCCCTTGACGCGATTTTCGGGGCTCATGGTGGCTCGCTACGGCCCGCGGCGGTCCCTCCGACTGCCCCGGAACGACTTGGCCTCCGTTGCCGCGACAGCGCCCCGTGGCGCGGCCTTCCGGGCGCCGTTTCGGCGCAGTCCAGGGCTCGGCAAAATCTGTTATTTCCAATCCCATGTTATAGTTATGAGTATGAGTGAGTCGTCTTCGCCCACCCCCTGGTCCACCGTCGCCGCGCTGCCCGACTACCTCCTGCTGGCGCAGACCCGGCAGCTCGCCCGCC from Spirochaetaceae bacterium harbors:
- a CDS encoding type II toxin-antitoxin system VapC family toxin, with protein sequence MTYFDTAYIVKCYVKEDGWQQVRKLARDQERIACSVFGRLELHAALHRKMRENALAGGQFKVVLEQFRADEEERLWTWLPLTAAIMTEVAATFSNLSGDVFLRTGDAIHLLTARQNGLQEVFSNDRRLLDAAPAVGMLGRNVIRTE
- a CDS encoding type II toxin-antitoxin system prevent-host-death family antitoxin, coding for MKRIGIRELHLKTGEWVRGAALGEGVVITDRGRPVASLLPVRPGDLSTPFRERRTLPEFDALPPVPGDSGVYVSEDRDR